One Parageobacillus sp. KH3-4 genomic region harbors:
- a CDS encoding phage major capsid protein gives MDNQTILTKEAAVATIKKNLDIPMARSDAEAFLVDTINNASTLPKLQPIYRDVPAGNIDALSVGRRKIRQAGKDDNPTGTGSISNRQIPYAVKKVKWDEWLQNDDVYYSVSARGDNVEEKVINMIQRQFGVDLQDLIFNGDVDAKLEDGTTPDPFLSILDGFVKKMKQSPYKTDLANNEPTILDFVNHIQLLPERYKSFSDITWFITQKTNDKLVAMVSQRQTGFGDAVLQDGKITRLAGYPVEVVAELQSGFAALTPMSNLKPVFTRQLRYIRTAEGATAAAKDATYHVLYAYLDAVVREVDAVAWMTGSKL, from the coding sequence ATGGATAATCAAACAATTTTAACGAAGGAAGCTGCAGTGGCAACAATCAAAAAGAATTTAGATATTCCGATGGCAAGAAGTGATGCCGAAGCGTTCTTGGTGGATACTATTAACAATGCTTCTACACTTCCAAAACTACAACCAATCTATCGGGATGTACCAGCAGGAAATATTGATGCGCTTTCTGTTGGTCGTCGGAAAATTCGTCAAGCTGGAAAGGACGATAATCCAACAGGCACGGGTTCAATTAGTAATCGTCAGATTCCGTATGCTGTTAAAAAAGTGAAATGGGATGAATGGCTGCAAAATGATGATGTATATTATTCGGTTTCAGCACGTGGGGATAACGTTGAAGAAAAAGTTATTAACATGATTCAGCGACAATTCGGGGTAGATCTGCAAGATTTGATTTTCAATGGCGATGTTGATGCCAAATTAGAAGATGGTACGACTCCAGATCCTTTTCTAAGCATCTTAGATGGTTTTGTTAAGAAAATGAAACAATCACCATACAAAACAGATTTGGCAAATAACGAACCTACCATTTTAGATTTTGTGAATCACATTCAATTGTTACCAGAACGTTATAAAAGCTTTTCAGACATCACTTGGTTCATCACACAAAAAACAAATGATAAATTAGTTGCTATGGTATCACAACGCCAAACTGGATTTGGTGATGCTGTTCTTCAAGATGGGAAAATTACTCGTTTAGCAGGTTATCCTGTTGAGGTGGTAGCAGAATTGCAAAGTGGATTTGCTGCTTTAACTCCGATGAGTAACTTGAAACCGGTGTTTACTCGTCAATTACGTTATATCCGTACTGCTGAAGGAGCAACAGCTGCGGCCAAAGATGCAACTTATCATGTTCTTTATGCTTACCTTGACGCAGTTGTCCGTGAAGTAGATGCAGTTGCATGGATGACAGGAAGTAAGCTTTAA
- a CDS encoding XkdF-like putative serine protease domain-containing protein, with translation MPRELVNAHITHVSYVDKGANQKRFFLTKSDKQPTFQKEVRVFINKDEEEQKLVYGVVYEPDVVDAHGDFMTAEEIEKAAHVFMKDYRNIDKQHDFNAGVGEVVESYIAPTDFKIGDEEIKKGSWVLVTKASDEIWEQIKKGEITGYSMAGTAEVIEKQEEKPVTKSNEDDEVKGFFNLLKNFFTGEKIQKGAVRDKYEQGKKARNFWAAMDSFETTIRSYNWQMDKYVFEEDETKIREAIQDFVDIMNEILLADNVLKAIGKPPEDIQKAGRKISAANMQKIKDAHAALADLIALEEEEEEVKKEDIEKLLDEKLSAITKRLDEIEKGEGVSNQGEGQQSGEEDIAKQLGEILDAKLDPIMKRLDAVEKARGISKQADQDPPSPQQTDVQKGYMRLFQ, from the coding sequence ATGCCGAGAGAATTAGTAAATGCCCACATTACACATGTTAGTTATGTGGATAAAGGGGCCAATCAGAAACGCTTTTTCCTTACAAAATCTGATAAGCAGCCAACCTTCCAAAAAGAAGTAAGGGTTTTTATTAACAAGGATGAGGAAGAACAAAAGCTAGTCTACGGTGTGGTCTATGAACCGGATGTGGTAGATGCCCACGGAGATTTTATGACAGCAGAAGAAATCGAAAAAGCCGCGCATGTTTTTATGAAGGATTATCGCAATATTGACAAGCAACATGATTTTAATGCCGGTGTAGGGGAAGTGGTTGAATCTTATATTGCTCCTACAGATTTTAAAATCGGCGATGAAGAAATTAAAAAAGGTTCTTGGGTACTCGTTACAAAGGCTTCTGATGAGATATGGGAGCAAATAAAGAAAGGCGAAATCACCGGTTATTCGATGGCCGGCACTGCCGAGGTAATAGAAAAACAAGAAGAAAAGCCTGTCACGAAGTCAAATGAAGATGACGAAGTGAAGGGCTTTTTTAATTTGCTTAAAAACTTTTTCACTGGTGAGAAGATTCAAAAAGGCGCGGTTCGTGACAAATATGAGCAAGGTAAAAAAGCTAGAAACTTTTGGGCGGCCATGGATAGCTTTGAAACAACCATCCGGTCCTATAACTGGCAAATGGATAAATATGTATTTGAAGAAGATGAAACAAAAATTCGAGAAGCCATTCAGGATTTCGTTGACATCATGAATGAGATTTTGCTTGCCGACAATGTTTTGAAGGCTATCGGGAAGCCACCTGAAGATATTCAAAAAGCAGGAAGGAAAATTTCTGCTGCCAACATGCAAAAAATCAAAGATGCGCACGCAGCTCTTGCTGACTTAATTGCGCTTGAAGAGGAGGAAGAAGAAGTGAAAAAAGAGGATATCGAAAAACTACTTGATGAAAAGCTATCAGCGATCACAAAGCGTCTGGATGAAATTGAAAAGGGAGAAGGCGTTTCTAACCAAGGCGAAGGCCAGCAATCTGGTGAGGAAGATATTGCAAAACAGCTTGGTGAAATTCTCGATGCAAAATTGGATCCTATCATGAAACGTTTGGATGCCGTTGAAAAAGCACGAGGAATTTCTAAACAAGCTGATCAGGACCCGCCGAGTCCACAACAAACTGACGTACAAAAAGGATATATGCGTCTATTTCAGTAA
- a CDS encoding DUF3599 family protein, translating into MSYRNLLIHRCDVYHLTATNDEPSGSFGVPIEDFQPEYEYPETPDLVNEPCYFTEKNQTIVQGDPNNTIIQSFLIHFLPNADIRVNDKVVWNGVEFILQIPKKIRNHHIEVTAVRRENL; encoded by the coding sequence ATGAGTTATCGCAACTTGCTTATTCACCGTTGTGATGTTTACCATTTGACAGCAACTAATGATGAACCTAGTGGTAGCTTTGGGGTACCAATTGAGGATTTTCAACCGGAATATGAATATCCCGAGACACCGGATCTGGTCAATGAGCCATGTTATTTTACGGAAAAAAATCAAACCATTGTTCAAGGGGATCCAAACAACACAATCATTCAATCTTTTTTGATTCATTTTCTTCCGAACGCCGATATCCGTGTCAATGATAAGGTGGTTTGGAATGGAGTTGAATTCATACTCCAAATCCCTAAAAAGATTCGGAACCACCATATTGAAGTAACAGCTGTTAGGAGAGAAAACCTATGA
- the terS gene encoding phage terminase small subunit, with protein MTEKYIQAEKDYVKGMKYKDIAEKYGVSLNTVKSWKKRYGWTRGKGAHKEKSVHTKNKRGAPIGNINAKGNKGGAAPKGNQNALKHGFFSKYIPQETLEIMGMLEEKSPADLIWDQIMIQYAAIIRAQKIMFVESKDEMIKELKKEKESWGENSSSSETEWEFQFAWDRHATFLNAQSRAMSELRSLIKQFNELAHEDDERRLKLEQMRLGIEKTKAEVEKISSGSDDKPIEILIKRKGKGEDS; from the coding sequence GTGACGGAAAAATATATTCAAGCTGAAAAAGATTATGTCAAAGGCATGAAATACAAGGACATTGCTGAAAAATATGGCGTGTCTTTAAATACGGTCAAGTCATGGAAAAAGCGTTACGGTTGGACGCGTGGAAAGGGTGCACACAAAGAAAAAAGTGTGCACACAAAAAATAAAAGGGGCGCACCTATAGGGAATATAAATGCAAAGGGAAATAAAGGTGGTGCGGCTCCAAAAGGCAACCAGAACGCATTGAAGCATGGCTTCTTCTCGAAATACATCCCGCAAGAAACACTTGAAATCATGGGGATGTTGGAAGAGAAAAGTCCTGCTGATCTTATTTGGGATCAGATCATGATTCAATATGCTGCGATTATACGAGCACAGAAAATTATGTTTGTTGAATCGAAGGATGAAATGATTAAAGAATTGAAGAAGGAGAAAGAAAGTTGGGGAGAAAATTCAAGTAGCTCAGAGACAGAGTGGGAATTCCAATTTGCCTGGGATCGTCATGCTACCTTTCTCAACGCACAGTCTAGGGCCATGAGTGAGCTTAGAAGCTTAATTAAGCAGTTTAATGAACTGGCTCATGAAGATGATGAGCGTCGATTGAAACTTGAGCAAATGCGGTTAGGAATCGAGAAAACGAAGGCGGAGGTTGAAAAAATCTCTTCCGGTTCCGACGACAAGCCGATTGAAATCCTCATCAAGCGGAAAGGCAAGGGTGAGGATTCATGA
- a CDS encoding phage tail sheath family protein, translating to MNGGTWTPGVEKERAGIYFRFTSAANERLSVGERGRVAIPLVLSWGEPKKFIEITGPDDVQKKIGLDISDPSLLLLREAKKRSKTVLAYRVNEGTKATATFGTGQTATAVYGGSKGNDITIVIGPNVLDSTKKDVTTFVGTKAVDKQTVADFGELKANGYVTFAGTGALSDTAGTKLTGGQDGIPTNLDYTDFLAAAETEHFDTIGLPVDGDEQLKTTFVSFIKRVRDEQGIKIVGVVPNYAADYEGIINVTNGVVLPEKTLTPAETVAWVAGASAGATINQSLTFVEYDGAIDVNPRFDNDEIIERLANGEFLFTYDPRDKVAIVEKDINSFVSFTKEKDKKFQKNKIIRILDAINNDITRELKKEIKERKDRGSDIPANDDGIQIVNTLVTIYMTELQNGGAIKNFNSQNDIQISINDDGDGFYINIGVQPIDSTEKFYFGVEVR from the coding sequence ATGAACGGCGGTACTTGGACACCAGGCGTTGAAAAAGAACGTGCTGGTATTTATTTTCGTTTTACTTCTGCAGCAAATGAACGATTGTCCGTTGGTGAACGTGGAAGAGTAGCGATTCCGTTAGTTCTTAGCTGGGGTGAGCCGAAAAAATTTATAGAGATTACGGGTCCTGACGATGTGCAAAAGAAAATCGGACTAGACATAAGTGACCCATCTCTTTTATTGCTGCGTGAAGCAAAAAAACGAAGCAAAACGGTACTGGCATATCGTGTTAATGAAGGAACTAAAGCAACCGCAACATTTGGAACAGGACAGACGGCTACAGCTGTTTATGGCGGTTCAAAAGGGAATGATATCACTATTGTCATTGGACCAAATGTGTTAGATTCCACAAAAAAAGATGTCACTACGTTTGTTGGCACTAAGGCAGTGGACAAGCAAACAGTAGCTGATTTTGGTGAACTGAAAGCAAATGGTTATGTCACATTTGCCGGAACCGGAGCGTTATCCGATACAGCAGGAACAAAATTGACAGGCGGACAAGATGGAATACCTACCAATCTGGATTACACGGACTTTCTTGCTGCGGCCGAAACAGAACATTTTGATACTATCGGGCTGCCTGTTGATGGGGATGAACAATTGAAAACAACATTTGTCTCCTTTATCAAACGTGTTAGGGACGAACAAGGTATTAAAATTGTCGGAGTCGTTCCTAATTATGCAGCAGATTATGAAGGGATTATCAATGTAACTAACGGTGTAGTGTTGCCGGAAAAAACTCTTACACCTGCTGAAACAGTTGCATGGGTAGCAGGAGCAAGTGCAGGGGCAACTATCAATCAATCGCTTACATTCGTCGAATATGACGGTGCAATTGACGTTAACCCCCGTTTCGATAACGATGAAATTATCGAACGTCTAGCAAATGGGGAATTCCTATTCACATATGATCCACGAGACAAAGTGGCGATAGTAGAAAAAGACATAAACTCTTTTGTTTCATTTACAAAAGAAAAAGATAAGAAATTCCAAAAGAATAAAATCATCCGCATTTTAGACGCAATCAACAATGATATTACTCGTGAACTGAAAAAAGAAATAAAAGAACGAAAAGATCGTGGAAGTGATATCCCGGCAAACGATGATGGCATTCAGATTGTGAATACTCTTGTAACGATTTACATGACCGAACTACAAAATGGCGGGGCCATAAAGAACTTCAATAGTCAAAATGATATCCAAATCTCTATCAATGATGATGGAGA
- a CDS encoding HK97 gp10 family phage protein produces the protein MKIKGLDELIKKLDKATNGGLRKEIALWLEGMGMKFLDIVQDEIIRTQTVDTRNLLNSFKKGDSENVWEIKSGGLALHVGTNLDYASYVNDGHFTIDPNKNQDRRWVPGRWKGDRFEYDPDEKESGMLLKFQWVEGSHYWDNALVIFEKMFPKSLEKKVQQWLDTF, from the coding sequence ATGAAAATAAAAGGATTGGATGAATTGATAAAAAAACTCGATAAGGCTACCAATGGTGGCTTAAGAAAAGAAATAGCATTATGGCTTGAGGGTATGGGAATGAAGTTTCTTGACATTGTTCAGGATGAAATCATCCGTACCCAAACGGTAGACACTCGTAATCTCTTAAACTCTTTCAAGAAAGGCGACAGCGAAAACGTTTGGGAAATAAAAAGTGGTGGGCTTGCTCTTCATGTCGGTACCAATCTTGATTATGCTTCTTATGTCAATGATGGACATTTCACAATAGATCCTAACAAAAACCAAGATCGTAGATGGGTCCCAGGAAGGTGGAAAGGGGATCGTTTTGAATATGACCCTGACGAGAAAGAAAGCGGAATGTTACTTAAGTTTCAATGGGTCGAAGGCAGCCATTATTGGGACAACGCCCTTGTGATTTTCGAAAAAATGTTCCCAAAAAGCTTAGAAAAAAAGGTCCAACAATGGCTGGATACATTTTAG
- a CDS encoding DUF3199 family protein, producing the protein MLITPADLKAYSVFDVVKERSDSLLEQDIIEAEVEIESIVGHDFSEYDPLPEKAKLALLKMAQFFALINSDESIVKGYKSEKIGDYSYTLGDGSVLRKPDVYGLLKEYIIESSTNESIKFRMRAL; encoded by the coding sequence ATGCTCATCACTCCTGCTGATTTAAAAGCTTATTCTGTTTTTGATGTCGTGAAAGAAAGATCTGATTCACTATTGGAGCAAGACATCATAGAAGCGGAAGTTGAAATCGAAAGTATTGTTGGCCATGACTTTTCAGAATATGATCCACTTCCGGAAAAAGCAAAGCTTGCTCTTTTGAAGATGGCACAGTTCTTTGCTTTGATCAACAGTGATGAGTCCATCGTAAAAGGCTACAAATCTGAAAAAATCGGCGATTATTCATATACATTGGGAGACGGCAGTGTACTGCGTAAACCTGATGTTTACGGATTACTCAAAGAATATATTATTGAGTCCTCAACCAATGAATCTATCAAATTTAGGATGAGAGCCTTATGA
- a CDS encoding phage portal protein: MAQQQMRVRVVKVEAPSTTTRQIYEDEFKNLYSDEVIEPPYNLKELKRIAEYSTILQQCVDAYRTNIVGFGLQPDYTFDINAKDVSEKVKKQAENEWVRLEEFIKYLHFDESAETILGYALEDREKTGNGFIEVLRDGLGRPAGIEYIDCQNMRVCTYTVPEEVEFTITENGVSKKIKRWKKFRRYVQMVNGKKVFFKEYGDPRVMNLTNGKFDENTPENLRATEVIHFKIGSGTYGIPRWIGHIVSLYGARKAEELNYMYFKQGRHTPAAIIVENGMLSEQSFNQLQEYMNSIEGVENAHKFLLLEAEGIETTTDTGTDKPMPVKVQIKSLAEVLQQDALFLEYDQKTREKLRSAFRLPPLYTGEAHEYNRATADTARKITEEQVFQPERNFLANKLNTLFLPALELQHVKITLKGPDFRDPIEIAKVLTPFINAGAASPNDLRDLLGRVLGKTLEEWPAEYNKPFQLLLKEQQSTMPILMQKSKEQQNDLIMLLKDIRDVLEELKV; encoded by the coding sequence ATGGCACAGCAACAAATGAGAGTGCGTGTTGTGAAGGTAGAAGCACCAAGCACAACGACACGCCAAATATATGAAGATGAATTCAAGAATTTGTACAGCGATGAAGTAATCGAACCTCCGTACAATTTAAAGGAATTGAAACGAATTGCTGAATACTCGACGATACTTCAGCAATGCGTAGATGCTTATCGAACCAATATTGTAGGTTTTGGACTCCAACCAGATTACACTTTCGATATCAATGCAAAAGATGTTTCGGAGAAAGTAAAGAAACAAGCTGAAAATGAATGGGTGAGATTAGAAGAATTCATCAAGTATCTCCATTTTGATGAATCGGCTGAAACAATTTTAGGATATGCTCTTGAAGATCGTGAAAAGACGGGAAACGGCTTTATCGAAGTTTTGAGAGATGGGCTAGGAAGGCCGGCCGGAATTGAATATATCGACTGTCAAAACATGAGGGTGTGTACTTATACGGTTCCGGAGGAAGTTGAATTTACGATTACAGAAAACGGTGTATCAAAAAAGATTAAGCGATGGAAGAAATTCCGTCGGTATGTGCAGATGGTGAACGGGAAAAAAGTTTTCTTCAAAGAGTATGGCGATCCACGAGTGATGAATCTAACAAATGGGAAGTTTGATGAAAACACACCTGAGAACTTGAGAGCAACCGAAGTTATTCACTTCAAGATTGGAAGTGGCACGTACGGGATCCCTCGATGGATTGGGCACATTGTTAGCCTTTATGGTGCTAGGAAAGCAGAAGAATTGAACTATATGTATTTCAAGCAAGGAAGGCACACTCCTGCTGCAATAATTGTCGAGAATGGGATGTTATCAGAACAATCTTTCAATCAACTCCAGGAATACATGAACAGCATCGAGGGAGTGGAGAACGCTCATAAATTCCTGTTGCTCGAGGCAGAAGGGATCGAAACAACAACAGATACTGGAACGGACAAACCGATGCCAGTAAAGGTGCAAATAAAATCCTTAGCGGAAGTTCTGCAGCAGGATGCTTTGTTTCTTGAATATGATCAAAAAACACGCGAAAAGTTGCGTTCGGCTTTTCGACTTCCGCCCTTATATACCGGCGAAGCCCATGAATACAACCGTGCAACAGCAGATACAGCACGAAAAATCACAGAAGAACAAGTTTTCCAACCGGAAAGGAACTTCCTTGCTAACAAATTAAATACATTGTTTCTACCGGCTCTGGAATTGCAACATGTAAAAATCACGTTAAAAGGTCCAGATTTTAGGGACCCGATAGAAATCGCAAAAGTCCTAACACCTTTTATTAACGCTGGAGCTGCATCGCCGAATGATTTGAGAGATCTATTAGGTAGGGTTTTAGGAAAAACGCTTGAAGAGTGGCCGGCAGAGTACAACAAACCATTCCAATTGTTGTTGAAAGAACAGCAATCAACTATGCCGATTCTTATGCAGAAATCAAAAGAGCAACAGAACGATTTGATTATGCTGCTCAAAGATATACGAGATGTTCTTGAGGAGTTGAAAGTATGA
- a CDS encoding DUF6838 family protein, with the protein MNQEVGSIMSYIYKIFPVKVYDKPVPEGFQTPSLYFPEPFVFESPDTVSTFKKTFSLSVKLFHKDSQKASDEAERIADAIRTKRNLIPLLKPDGEETGDYIRISRIETRIADSGVAIIQLTWNSRYYYEKEQYTPLQDVGVDSGVK; encoded by the coding sequence ATGAACCAGGAAGTCGGGTCTATCATGAGTTACATTTATAAAATTTTCCCAGTTAAGGTTTATGACAAGCCAGTTCCGGAAGGATTTCAGACGCCATCTCTATACTTCCCGGAACCATTTGTTTTTGAAAGCCCAGATACTGTTTCAACATTCAAAAAGACTTTTAGCTTGTCGGTTAAACTGTTTCATAAGGATTCGCAGAAGGCTTCTGATGAAGCAGAGAGGATAGCAGACGCAATCAGAACAAAGAGGAATCTCATTCCTTTGTTGAAGCCAGATGGGGAGGAAACGGGTGATTATATCCGAATTAGCCGAATAGAAACAAGAATAGCAGACAGTGGAGTAGCGATTATCCAGCTAACCTGGAATAGCAGATATTACTACGAAAAAGAACAATATACACCACTTCAAGATGTTGGTGTCGATAGCGGGGTGAAATAA
- a CDS encoding PBSX family phage terminase large subunit, whose protein sequence is MEKEVNPHFEDFLFDWNHKFYFLVGGYGSGKSYHIALKLILKLLSEKRTALVVREVYDTHRDSTYSLLEEIVHDLGLENIIECLTSPMQIRFPNGSKIIFKGMDKPAKLKSIHNVSIIWVEECSEVKYEGFKELLGRLRHPTLKLHMILSTNPVSKNNWTYRHFFKDEQNKRLILDDEELYEKRTIITNDTYYHHSTADDNLFLPESYIAQLEELKDYDPDLYRVARKGHFGVNGVRVFPQFEVAPHDKVMEAISNIRKPIKRVGMDFGFVDSYNAVIRLAVDPDKKYLYIYWEYYKNQMTDDETAEEISEFKETQELIKADSAEPKTIRYYRKQGFNMVGALKFPGSRLQYTKKIKRFKKIICSDRCTNTIFELKDLTYAKDKNGNIIEDEFNIDPHTLSAIWYALDDYEVEDLKEKPKVRQRPNRERR, encoded by the coding sequence ATTGAAAAAGAAGTCAACCCTCATTTTGAAGACTTTCTGTTTGATTGGAACCATAAGTTTTACTTTCTTGTCGGCGGTTACGGATCCGGTAAAAGTTATCATATTGCTTTAAAACTAATTCTAAAACTATTGAGTGAAAAACGCACGGCCTTAGTTGTTCGTGAGGTCTATGATACTCATAGGGATTCAACGTATTCGTTACTTGAGGAAATTGTCCATGACTTGGGTTTGGAAAACATAATCGAATGTTTGACATCTCCCATGCAAATTCGTTTTCCTAACGGGTCAAAAATCATCTTTAAAGGAATGGACAAGCCGGCCAAGCTGAAATCAATCCATAACGTCTCAATCATATGGGTTGAAGAGTGTTCCGAAGTCAAATATGAAGGTTTTAAAGAACTGCTCGGACGCTTACGTCATCCAACATTGAAGCTTCATATGATCCTGTCAACAAATCCAGTGAGCAAGAACAACTGGACCTACCGACATTTTTTTAAAGATGAACAAAATAAGCGTTTGATTTTGGATGACGAAGAACTTTATGAAAAACGGACAATCATAACAAACGACACCTATTATCATCACTCAACTGCTGATGATAATTTATTTTTGCCTGAAAGTTATATCGCTCAATTGGAAGAACTAAAAGACTATGACCCAGACCTTTACCGCGTTGCCCGGAAAGGTCATTTTGGCGTTAACGGAGTTCGGGTATTTCCTCAATTTGAAGTAGCTCCGCATGATAAAGTTATGGAAGCTATTTCAAACATTCGTAAGCCGATAAAGCGTGTTGGCATGGACTTTGGTTTTGTTGATTCTTATAACGCCGTTATACGTTTGGCGGTGGACCCTGATAAAAAATACCTTTATATCTATTGGGAGTATTACAAGAATCAAATGACGGACGATGAAACGGCCGAGGAGATATCCGAGTTTAAAGAAACGCAGGAGCTTATCAAAGCCGATAGTGCGGAACCAAAAACCATTCGATACTACCGCAAACAGGGGTTCAATATGGTAGGAGCACTAAAGTTTCCAGGCTCTCGTTTACAATACACTAAGAAAATCAAGAGGTTTAAAAAAATCATTTGTTCGGATAGATGTACGAACACCATTTTTGAATTAAAAGATTTAACATATGCCAAAGACAAAAACGGAAACATCATCGAAGACGAGTTTAACATTGACCCGCATACTCTTTCGGCCATCTGGTATGCACTAGATGATTATGAGGTAGAGGACTTGAAAGAAAAACCGAAAGTACGGCAAAGACCAAACAGAGAAAGGAGGTAG
- a CDS encoding phage minor head protein, translating to MSKVEQLLQSLNAFIQKAEEEDDEKLTDVVPDFPGLEILPKIVEDYEKKIAKLLRNQRKLYLKEMKAFVSKDDKPTLEAILQYFTNNLFATDEFAEEFGEVTAEFLQLTIEELCKKLMESIDPDIPFVETSTQTTNWVKDWSTKLADLMQLNTHKAIEKVLTDAIENGDSIQDVELKMKDLPEFDRKRARTTAITEILTASSRAQWESYMQSPAVVKKKWKHSGSKKNQPRENHVAMDGVEVGVDEEFKIEGSGETCQYPRDPSLSAKERVNCHCTMGPVVDESILGLSQEEKEQLRQEALKELNS from the coding sequence ATGAGTAAGGTTGAACAACTCCTGCAAAGTTTGAATGCATTTATCCAGAAGGCCGAGGAAGAAGACGATGAAAAGCTCACTGATGTTGTTCCAGACTTCCCGGGGCTAGAGATTTTGCCCAAAATCGTTGAAGACTATGAAAAGAAAATTGCTAAGCTACTTAGGAATCAGCGGAAGCTTTATTTAAAAGAAATGAAAGCATTTGTTTCAAAGGATGACAAACCAACTTTAGAAGCCATTCTACAATACTTCACAAACAATCTTTTTGCTACAGATGAATTTGCAGAGGAATTCGGTGAAGTAACAGCAGAATTTCTTCAATTGACCATTGAGGAATTATGCAAAAAGTTGATGGAATCAATTGATCCGGATATTCCTTTTGTAGAGACATCCACTCAAACAACGAATTGGGTAAAGGACTGGTCTACTAAGCTGGCTGATTTAATGCAGTTGAATACTCATAAAGCTATTGAAAAGGTGTTGACTGATGCCATCGAGAACGGGGACTCGATCCAAGATGTTGAACTGAAAATGAAGGATTTGCCTGAATTTGATAGAAAGAGAGCCAGGACCACTGCTATCACAGAAATTCTTACTGCTTCCAGTCGTGCTCAATGGGAATCATATATGCAAAGTCCTGCGGTTGTAAAAAAGAAGTGGAAGCATTCTGGTAGTAAGAAAAATCAACCTCGTGAAAATCATGTGGCCATGGATGGCGTAGAGGTTGGTGTGGATGAGGAATTTAAAATAGAGGGTAGCGGCGAAACATGTCAGTATCCCCGTGATCCTTCGTTATCTGCGAAAGAGCGTGTGAATTGCCATTGCACCATGGGTCCAGTGGTCGATGAATCAATTCTTGGCCTTTCTCAAGAAGAAAAGGAGCAATTGCGACAAGAAGCTTTGAAGGAATTGAATAGTTAG